The Hirundo rustica isolate bHirRus1 unplaced genomic scaffold, bHirRus1.pri.v3 scaffold_254_arrow_ctg1, whole genome shotgun sequence genome segment agctccagcagctcctcggcCAGAGCCAGGTCCAGCCCGCAGCTCCCCGGGCCCGGTTCCACCTGCGGAGAGATCGCGAACCAGGAGCGGTGACGGAGCGGTGaccgcgccccccgccccgcggcgctgccggcCCCGCGCTCACCTGCTCATCCGCCCAGGTGGGGGCGGTTCCGGGGGGCTCCGCCGCCAGCACCTCCTGCAGGTCCTGGTACcacccctccagctcccagccggGGGGGCCGCCCGGCCCCCACAGCCCTTCGGCCGCCATCGTCACCTCGGGCCCGGCGCGGGCTGCGGGGGGGAAGAACGGGAGGGAGCGACCGGAGCCGGGACCGCCGGGACCGGGCCGGCCCCGGGACACAAAGGTGTGCGCCTATGGCGGGGAACGCCCCCTTACCTGCTCTCAGGTGTGGTGGTCGGCAAGGACGCACTTTCTCCTGAAtgcctggggaaggaggaggggggcTCTTAGGATCGGTGACCCCCGAGCGAGGGGCGGTTCGCCGGTGGTCGAGGCTCCCGTCCCGCCCCCGGGGTCACCGTCCCGCGACGGCGGCTGCGGGCGCTCCGCTTCCCCTCCCGGGACCGAGCGGAAACCCTGAACCAGcgcccccggggccgccccccgGCTCGCCCCGCACCTTTCCGGGTGGTCCCggctccccccggccccgctccggtCGCTGTCCCCGGTTCATCCTCGTCCGCATCGTCCCGCGCTGCGCGCTGCcccccccgcgccgcgccgctTTAAGAGCGGCCTGACGCAACGCTCGCGCGGATGACAGCCAATGGGCGCTCGAGGGCCGTGATTGGCAGGGAAGCGCCAACCAATGGGAGCGCGCCGGGGGCGGGACGAGCGGCACCGCCCATCTCGCGGGAGGGTCACGCGGGGATGATGCAATGGCGGGAAATGGACCACGCCCCCCAGCGGAGCACGGGGCGAGGGGCGGGACTGGGTGGGAATGGGCGGGGACTGAGGGGAGCGGGCGGGGACTGAGGGGAGTGGGCGGGGCCTCGGTGCCGCAAGGCCTCGTTCCCCCCGGGATTTACGGGCGGGGGTCTCAGCCCCCCCTCAAGGGCTGCTCCCATTGTAAGAGGGAGGCGCTGGGACGGAACCGGGGGTCCTGGGACAAtggggggcactggggctgggagggatggTGGGactgggggaactggggggAGCTGGTGGCACTTGTGGGGGGAAAACTGGTGACACGGGGGTGGGGGGCTGCAGAACCGGTGCGAGGGGCCtgggggacacacctgggggacacacctgggggacacacctgggacacctCCCCCGTCTGCGGGgtccagctgcccccagcccctcacactGCGGGGTCCCCGGTGCCCACCCCAACCCCAGCGCTCCCCAGCCCCGGTTTGGGggggccctgcccctgcccccccGCCAGAGACGCTGACACACATTCGGAGCTGAGCTGTTTATTGGGGTACGGGGGGGGCACCACAGACCCACCTGTGGGGCACGGGGGACAGGGCAGACCCCCCGTGGGGACGCAGGGGTGCAGAGCCCCCCATGGGGCCGGGGGGTGTGCGgggggggccggggcagggTATTTACAAGCAGCGGCTGGGACCTGCGTGGGGGGGATCACAGAGCCCAGGGGGTCCCcaggggggtccccagggggtTCCCCAGGGGGGTCCTGGGCTCTCGTCACTTCTGCAGCCACTTGATGCGGGCGTCGATGTCGGCAAAGTTGTCCTCGACGATGGCCAGGTTGTCCTTCATCGTCTTCTGCACCTGGAGGGGGCGGGCGGGGATGGGGTGAtggggggacaggggaggaCCCCGGGGGTGAGGAGGGGGCCGGGGGCACCCACCTCGGCCAAGAGCACCGCGTTGTCCTTGAGAGCCCCCGCGATCTCCTGCTGCGTTGTGTCCAGGTGCACCAGCACCTGCCCGAACTGGGTGGCTGCAGGGGGACGCGCACAGCCGGGTGTCGGGGTGCCGGGGCGGGCGGACCCCCGCCCGGACCCCCGCCCGGCGTCCCCGAGCCCCCCGGCGCTCACCTTGCTCGTGCAGGTCCCGCAGGGTCACCAGGCGCTGCACCACGTCGGGCAGGGCACTGGCCACGGCGTCCCAGCTCTGCAGCGTCTCGTACAGCTGGTGGATCTGGGGGGGGCAGCACTTGGGGGGCTCAGCGCAGCccgggggggtttttttggaccCCTCCCCGTGGCCTCTGGGCCCCACAGCTCATACCTTGCTCTGGGTGTCAGCGTCCTGCACCGTGGCCTTGTGCTTGGCGATCTCGTTCACCTTCCCCAGGACGCTCTGGTGTGGGGGGGAGGAAGAGACCCCAAATCCGGCAGTGGGCCCCCAAATCCGGGAACGCTCCCCCCCAGTTTCAGCAGTgccccccagctcccctcaCCTGCAGCCGAGCCTCCACCTGGTCCAGCACAGCCATGTCCAGAACGTTCACCTTGGCCTGCAGCACCTGCACCGTGTCCTGGGGAGGGCGGGCGGGTCAGGGGGGGCACGGCAGCCCCCCGAAGCGCCGAGGGCAGGGGGGACAGCTGTGCCCCCAAACCCCCCTCTGGTGCCCGACTCACCATGAGGCTGGAGCCCTTCAGCCCCACCAGCAGCGGGTTCTGTGGGGGGGAAGCGGCGtcagtggggcaggagggggcgGATGAAGGTGAGCAGAGGGCCAGAGGTGAGGGCAGCCCCCTCACCTGGGCGCTCACCTGGCTGTCGGCCTCACACCTCATGGCCGCCTCCAGCTGCGCCAGACGTTTCTCCAGCTCCGACACCTGTGAGGTTCGGGGTGAGGTGTGGGTCCCGGGCGCGGTGCCCCCGCGCAGGAGTCACCCGTGGGGCCGGCAGCCCCCGCTCACCTTGGCAGACTGGGCAAACTGGTCCTGCTCCGGCCTCCAGTAGAGCTCGAAGGTGACGGCGTCGCCGGCAGGGGCGGTGTCCCGGGCCGGGCCCTTCCCCGGGGCGGCTTTGCTGCACTTGgccacctccagctgctgcagcaggcgCCTGGGGACAGGCGGGGCCAGGGTGGGCACGGGGACACGGCGGGCAGGGGACATGGTGGGCAGGGGGACAcggtgggcacagggacacggcGGGCACAAGGACACGGCGGGCAGGTGACAcagtgggcacagggacacggtgggcacagggacacggcGGGCAGGTGACAcggtgggcacagggacacagcggGCAGGGGACACGGCGGGCACAGGGACACGGCGGGCAGGGGACACGGCGGGCACAGGGACACGGCAGGTACAGGGACATGGCGGGCACAGGGACACGGTGGGCACAGGAACAcggtgggcacagggacacggcGGGCAGGGGGACAtggtgggcacagggacacggcGGGCAGGGGGACACGGTGGGCAGGGGGACAtggtgggcacagggacacggtgggcacagggacacggcGGGcagggggacatggggggcacagggacacggcGGGCAGGGGACACGGCGGGCAGGGGGACAcggtgggcacagggacacggcGGGcagggggacatggggggcacagggacacggcGGGCAGGGGACACAGTGGGCACAAGGACAcagtgggcacagggacacggcgggcacagggacacagcggGCAGGGGGACACGGTGGGCAGGGGGACAtggtgggcacagggacacggcaggcacagggacacggcGGGCACAAGGACACAGTGGGCACAGGGACGCggcaggcacagggacacggcGGGCAGGGGACAcagtgggcacagggacacagcaggccccgtccctgtgccagccccacgGGGACACTGCCGTGCCCCCCCGGGGTCCTGTCCCCCACTCACTTGGCCAGGGCACCCTCGGGGTCAGCGAAGTCGATGGCGGCACCGGGGCCCAGCACCTTCTCCAGGtgggagctgagcagctgctgcttcagcacCTCCACCTGCCTGGCCAGGGCCATGGGCGtcagctcctcctcagcccccGACTCCTTCACCGAGCTCTGGGGGGACACAAAGGGGCCCTGTCACCCCTGGCACACACCCCGGGGCAGGTGGCACCTCACCTGCACGCACAGGAGCTCACCTGGATCTGCTCCACGTCccggagcagctcctgcacctcGTGCTGCAACCGCTGGAACCGCTGCTGCGGCGTCTCCTTGGCACCAAGACCCTCGCCCAGCTGCGGGAGAAATGGGTcagggggctcgggggggctcACACAGAGTTAGGGGAGCTGATGGGACCTTGGGGGAGTCATGGTGGGGCAGGGGTCTCACAGGGGGAGCAGCCTCAGGTGATCTCAGGTGGCACCTAAAGGGACCCTGATGGGGTcagtggggcagggcaggagcagcccatgAGAGTCCTGAACAcacagggagaggggctgcaCTGGAGctcatcttcatcctcacacagctcctcatcttcatcctcagAGCTCCTCATCTCCATCCCTAGAACCCCCCATCTTCATCCTCACAGAGCTCCTTATCTCCATCCTCACACAGCTCCTCATCTCCATGCCCACAgctccccatctccatccccagAACGCCCCATCTTCATCCTCACACAGCTCCTCATCTCCATGCCCAGAACCCCCCATCTCCATCCTCACACAGCTCCTCATCTCCATCCCCAGAACGCCCCATCTCCATCCTCACACAGCTCCTCATCTCCATGCCCACAGCtccccatctccatcctcaCACAGCTCCTCATCTCCATGCCCACAGCTCCCCATCTTCATCCTCAGAACCCCCCATCTTCATCCTCACACAGCTCCTCATCTCCATGCCCACAGCTCCCCATCTTCATCCTCACAGAGCTCGTTATCATCCCCACGgagctcctcatcctcacccctGGAAGTTCCCCGTCACCACCCCCAGGGATCTCTCCACCCTCCTCCTGACCCGGAGCTCTGAAGCCGTGGGGGTGGTTCTGGGTGGTCGCAGCCCCCCCGTGGAATGTGGGGGTTTCCCGCTCTTTGCCCAAATCCAGCTGTTTCCAGAGCAAACCTGAGCTGGGACGGTGTGGGGGGCCCGAGGGGACACAGGTGTCACCCCCTCCGAGCAGGCCAAGGAGCCAGGTGACCCTGAGTCACCTTCTGCCCTTTGACCCTGGCTGACAGGGACTGCAGCCCACCCCGAGCCCCCTGCGAGGGTCCTGAGGGGCCAGAGGAACCgggacagcctggggaagtGGGGTGACAGAACTGCAGTCAGTGAGGGGACACCTGGGCAAGGCCTGGGGATCCTGGGGGACACCCAGCGGAACATGAGCCAGCCAGGGTCATGCTGGGACCCCCGGCTCCAGCCTGGGacccccagctccatccccagctccatgctgggacccccagctccagcctgggacccccagctccatccccagctccatgctgggacccccagctccatccctagCTCCATCCTGAGACCCCCAGCTCCATGCTGGGacccccagctccatccccagctccatgctgggacccccagctccatccctagCTCCATGCTGGGacccccagctccatccccagctccagcctgggacccccagctccatccccagctccatgctgggacccccagctccatccctagCTCCATCCTGGGacccccagctccatccctagCTCCATCCTGGGacctccagctccatccccagctccatcctgggacctccagctccatccccagctccatcctgggacctccagctccatccccagctctaTCCTGGgatccccagctccatcctgggacccccagctccatccccagctccatcccgggatccccagctccatcctgggacccccagctccatccccagctccagcctgggaccCCCAGCTCCACCCAGGGCTTGGTGATCAGCGCTGCCCTGAGCGCCCTCGGGCTGTGTGGGCAGGACAGGGGTTCCCAGCACGGCACACCGGGAtggactgggcagagctggcactCGGCCCCTGTGAGGCACGGCCGGGGGCCGCAGCAGGTGACCCCGGGGGTCCCACGGGTGCCGTGGCGCACAGGGCCGTGCCAGGCGGCGcgtggggagcagggggtgccCCCTGCCCGCTCACCATCTCGTACTCTCCAGCCTCGTACCCCGTCGTCCGCGTGCGGCCGATGCGGTCGGAGAAATCTGCAAGAGGCAGAGCCGGGTGTGAGCCGGCACAGCACGGGGGGCTCAGGCCCCCCACCCTCGGGGGTCCCCTGGCCCATGCCCAGCCCCTGGTggccccccggagccccccagCTCACCCACACCCTCGGTGCCCAGGCGCTTGTCCCGGAACTTCTCGTAGGCGGCGTTGGGGTTGATGATCAGGTGCTCCACgctggtgctgctcagctcctcctgcacacGGAGCCACGTCAGGGACAGCGACAgcgacagggacagggacagggacagggacaggcgcTCCCAGACTGCCAGCACCGCCCCAGCACCGACAGGGATGGGCACGGggggccccagggctgccagcacccccagcacagGGCGTGGGCAGGGATGGCGGGCGCTGGCACGGTCCTCCCCAGGACGCTGGCACAGGCCCCCAGTACGGcgcccagggctctgctggcagcgATGTGGCACGTCCCCAAGGGCCCAGCGTGGGGACATCGCACCCCCAGAGTGGCCTGGCACGGTGGGGAGGTGCCCTCAAGAGTCCAGAGTGGGGATGTTGGACCCCCTGGGCCAGTGTGGGGACATCagaccctgccctggcccagcgTGGTGACactgagccctgccctggcacagcgtgGTGACACtgggccctgccctggcacagcgtgGTGACACTGGGCCCTGGCCTGGCACAGCGTGGTGACACtgggccctgccctggcacagcgtgGTGACACTGGGCCCTGGCCTGGCACAGCGTGGTGACACtgggccctgccctggcacagcgtgGTGACACtgggccctgccctggcacagcgtgGTGACACTGGGCCCTGGCCTGGCACAGCGTGGTGACACTGGGCCCTGGCCTGGCACAGCGTGGTGACACTGGGCCCTGGCCTGGCACAGCGTGGTGACACtgggccctgccctggcacagcgtgGTGACACtgggccctgccctggcacagcgtgGTGACACTGGGCCCTGGCCTGGCACAGCGTGGTGACACtgggccctgccctggcacagcgtgGTGACACtgggccctgccctggcacagcgtgGTGACACTGGGCCCTGGCCTGGCACAGCGTGGTGACACTGGGCCCTGGCCTGGCACAGCGTGGTGACACtgggccctgccctggcaggggagccccaagggctgtgctgggacttCAGACCCCTGCTCTGGCCCAGCTCAGGGACCCCCAAGGTTCAGCCTATCCCGAACCATGGAATgttccagcagcccctggccagGACCAGGACCCCTCGCTGGTCCCTCCAGGGTGACCCCTGTCCCCGTCACTGTCCCCCAGCTGCGTTTTGGCAGGACAACCTCCTCCCCAGGGTGACCTCCGGCCCTCTGGGGCTGTCGCAGCCCCCCGGCTGCCCTTCTGGCTGCCCTCGGGGGGCCGTGCCCGGTGCCAggcagggtgggcacagccaCTGTGTCCGGGCTCCCTTCGCCCCCTGCTGCCACCAAGGGGGTCCCCGGCTCAGCGGGGCTCTGGGGGGGCACCCAAAGGACCCCCGTGCTGCCCCTCCCGGCTCTGGCCCCGGTGCTTTCAGGGAGCCCCGGCTTGCTGCGGGCAGTGAGAGCGGCGGGAGCAGCGCTGGCAGCGTTAGGGGGCGGCGCTGGGTGGGTGGCAGcgggtgacagtggcacagggaCGGTGACAGCGGCCGGCAGACGGGCGCTTACCAGCTCCTGGCGTTTCCCAGAGGTGAGAAAGTCAGAGCAAGGTtagagaggggagagagagataAAATCCGCGTTAGAAGGTCcggcccgcgcccgccgcccccccgaGGGACGGGGACCCCCGAGGGACAGGGACCCCCGAGGGACAGGGACCCCCGTGGGCTGGGGACCCCCGAGGGACAGGGACCCCCGCAGGGTGAGGGGCAGTGGGACACACCCGGGGCAGCCCTGGAGGGGAGCGGGACGTGGGCAGAGTTTCGGGGACCACCCCGTAactccctgcaggagctccgGCTCCCCCACGGCACCCCGACACCCCGTGGGACCCCAGGGCCCCCGGGGGGGCTCTGAAGGGCCAcgagctgccccagcccagcacccatCCCGTGCTGGCAGCGGTGAGGGGGCCCAGCGCGGCCCCCCCGTGCCCAGGCAGCGTCCCCAGGGCAATGAGACCCAGCCCgggggtcctggggggtcccggggggccCTGGGGGGTCCCGGGAGTCCCGAGGCCAGGTGGGCAGAGCgggcagcaggcagaggatgcagagggcaaggcagagagcaggggggggcagcacagggcaccccaaaacccccagcagagcagggggagccCCGAGGGGACAGCGCTGGGACCCCCATGCACATGCAGCAGTGCCCCCCCCATGCACCCCAAAGCAGGGCCGCGCTTACTTGTGCAAACTGAGTCCAGGCCAGGCGGGAGCGGGGGGGAAGCGGGGGGAGCCCTGGTCAGTTCGGGGGGCTCCCCGAGGGGGAGGAAGGACCCCTCAACACcccagagctggtgaagggctCCCCGAGGAGGGGGGGCTCAGGACCCCCATCCCTCACCTCCCGCCACAGCAGGAGCCACACGTCAGCTCACAGCCCTGTTTCAGCCCATCTCGCTGCTCTGGCTCTCGCTGGGGGGGGTCCCTTTGCCCCCGCAGGATTTGGGGGTACCTGGTGGGCCCCTGCTCCGTGCCAGGCACCGGTGCCAATCTCCCAGACCCCACAAACACCAGCGGCACCGATGGCAGAAGGCGCtgcaccccctgcacccccaggcCTGGCACCCCCTCACTGGCTCGGGGGGCACCGAGTCGCCCCTGGGGCCGTGACCCCTGCACTCCCATCGCCCTCCGCAGCACATCTGGGGGTCACCCCACACCCCCGGGGGTCCCTTCTGCCGTGTGGCCTCCAGGACAGACCCCCGTGTGCCCCCAACACCGAGGGTCCCTCACGCCCCTTGAGGACAGAATCCAGTGTCACCCCCGGGCCCCCCGATGATGGGGGGTGACACTCCACACTCTGGGGGTCCCCTGAGCCCCACAGGGATGGACCCCCCATCACTCCTCACTCAAATCCCTCCACTGCCCCCCAAGAATGGCCTTAGGCCAGGTCTGGGGACCCCCCACTATTCAGAGCAGGTTTAGGGGGTCCCTTGATCGCCTCGGGGTGGGGTTGGGGAAGTGGCAGCGCCCTCCTCTTGGGGACAAGGacagaaaggacagggacacccagcctGTGCGGGggaggctgtgcccagctgtgccctcccCGCTTCCCAAAGGACAggcagggggacacggggggcacaggggacactgTCACTGGGGGGACACTGTCactggggggacactgggactgtggggacactgtcactgtggggacactgggactgtgggggacactgtcactgtggggacactgggactgTGGGGACACTGTCACTGGGGGGACACTGTCACTGGGGAGACACTGGGACTGTGGGGGACACTGTCactggggggacactgggactgTGGGGACACTGTCACTGGGGGGACACTGtcactgtggggacactgggactgTGGGTGACACTGTCACCGTGGGTCACACTGTCACACTGTGGGTCACACTGTCCCCGTGGGGTGACATGCCACTGTGGGGCACACTGTCACTATAGGGCACACTGTCACTCCGTGGGGCACACTGTCACTCTGTGGGGCACACTGTCCCCATGGGGTGATGTGTCACTGTGGGGCACACTGTCACTATAGGGCACACTGTCACCGTGGGGTGATGTGTCACTATAGGGCACACTGTCCCCATGGGGTAATGTGTCACTGTGGGGCACACTGTCACTATAGGGCACACTGTCACCGTGGGTCACACTGTCACACTGTGGGTCATGCTGTCCCCGTGGGGTGACATGTCACTGTGGGGCACACTCTCACTATAGGGCACACTGTCCCCGTGGGGTGATGTGTCACTGTGGGGCACACTGTCACTCCGTGGGGCACACTGTCACTATAGGGCACACTGTCCCCATGGGGTGATGTGTCACTGTGGGGCACACTGTCACTATAGGGCACACTGTCCCCGTGGGGCACACTGTCACTCTGTGGGGCACACCGTGGGGTGACATGTCACTGTGGGGCACACTGTCACTATAGGGCACACTGTCCCCGTGGGGCACACTGTCAGTCTGTGGGGCACACTGTCCCCGTGGGGTGACATGTCACTGTGGGGCACACTCTCACTATAGGGCACACTGTCCCCGTGGGTCACACTGTGGGTCACACTGTCCCCATGGGGTGACATGTCACTGTGGGGCACACTGTCACTATAGGGCACACTGTCACTCCGTGGGGCACACTGTCACTATAGGGCACACTGTCCCCGTGGGGCACACTGTCACTGTGGGGCACACTGTCAGTCTGTGGGGCACACTGTCCCCGTGGGGTGACGTGTCACTATGGGGCACACTCTCACTATAGGGCACACTGTCCCCATGGGGCACACTCTCACTATAGGGCACACTGTCCCCGTGGGGTGACATGTCACTCTGGGGCACACTGTCACTATAGGGCACACTGTCCCCGTGGGGCACACTGTCACTATAGGGCACACTGTCACTCTGTGGGGCACACTGTCCCCGTGGGGTGACATGTCACTATAGGGCACACTGTCACTCCGTGGGGCACACTGTCACTATAGGGCACACTGTCCCCATGGGGTGACATGTCACTGTGGGGCACACTGTCACTATAGGGTACAGTGTCACTCTGTGGGGCACACTGTCCCCATGGGGTGATGTGTCACTATAGGGCACACTGTCCCCATGGGGTGATGTGTCACTGTGGGGCACACTGTCACTCTGTGGGGCACACTGTCCCCGTGGGGTGACGTGTCACTATGGGGCACACTCTCACTATAGGGCACACTGTCCCCGTGGGGTGACGTGTCCCCGTGGGGCACACTCTCACTATAGGGCACACTGTCCCCGTGGGGTGACGTGTCACCGTGCGGGatgtggtgctgctgggtgcGTGTGGGGCAGGCTCTGGTTCCCCGCCACGGTGCCGGTCccagggggtcccgggggtcccgggggtcccggcgcAGCCACTGCTCCCCCACCGGCCGGGCCTTACCGCCTCGAACTCGGCCTGGTCGTCCTCGGGCAGGTCGCTGGTCTCGTACACGTCGGGCTCGTTCCGGGCCTGCGGCAccgggggctgtg includes the following:
- the DCTN2 gene encoding dynactin subunit 2; the protein is MADPKYADLPGIARNEPDVYETSDLPEDDQAEFEAEELSSTSVEHLIINPNAAYEKFRDKRLGTEGVDFSDRIGRTRTTGYEAGEYEMLGEGLGAKETPQQRFQRLQHEVQELLRDVEQIQSSVKESGAEEELTPMALARQVEVLKQQLLSSHLEKVLGPGAAIDFADPEGALAKRLLQQLEVAKCSKAAPGKGPARDTAPAGDAVTFELYWRPEQDQFAQSAKVSELEKRLAQLEAAMRCEADSQNPLLVGLKGSSLMDTVQVLQAKVNVLDMAVLDQVEARLQSVLGKVNEIAKHKATVQDADTQSKIHQLYETLQSWDAVASALPDVVQRLVTLRDLHEQATQFGQVLVHLDTTQQEIAGALKDNAVLLAEVQKTMKDNLAIVEDNFADIDARIKWLQK